One segment of Paenibacillus sp. FSL R7-0337 DNA contains the following:
- the hsdR gene encoding type I restriction-modification system endonuclease: MNNSNFTFLSNHWNILSNLAEMAERNMYTDPNTSLMKLRMFGETMTKFICALEEMRQAEGLNQIDRLNFLSREDLLTEELLDMLHAIRKQGNKAAHQGNYGTTEEAKALVHFAFRLAVWFMQVYGEWDFTAPEYVEPAEADDTVYNEEQLQQLSASYDAKVQQLEQELLRLTELQDSKTQEEKQKRHSKARKLGSALQLTEAETRMIIDEKLRQAGWEADTIQLRFSAGTRPEKGRYLAIAEWPLKNGFADYALFYGMELIGIIEAKRQSKDVQADIEQAKKYASYVIKHGEEIIHGPWGNYQVPFLFSTNGRPYLKQLEHKSGIWFLDARKPTNHTRVLQTWYSPEGLKALLQQDIDQATKDLRDESLDYLHLREYQEDAILSVEHAIEAGQRRILVAMATGTGKTRMAIGLIYRLIKHNRFKRILFLVDRSALGRQAEAAFKDSKLESYHSFTEIFELQTLDDKKPNVETKVQIATVQGMVKRLFYSEDDKGIPSVDQYDCIIVDEAHRGYTLDKEMTEIELEFRDHADYVSKYRKVLDYFDAVRIGLTATPALHTVEIFDKAIFNYSYREAVIDGYLIDHEPPIQFETELKKNGIKWQIGEEVSVYNVDLGTVEKEMLEDEVNLEVTQFNKTVITESFNRVVLEALTEYIDPEADGKTLIFAATDDHADMVVRIFKQELEKVYGPVDDGAILKITGSIKDPLHAIKLFKNERRPNIVVTVDLLTTGIDIPSISHVVFLRRVRSRILYEQMLGRATRRCDEIDKDHFTIYDAVGIYESLKPYTDMKPVVTRPHVSLDLLVDELKQMKSEHHIKSHQEEIVAKMQRKKQRWTPQDHEDFNALSEGQTVDEFIDEVKKASAEQVSEALLGKPQLLQFIEENRGRHNRQFISEHEDKLIEVTRGYGTANKPEDYLEGFNGFIRENLNLIPALNIICTRPNDLTREELRKLRVALDQKGFTEKNLQTAWRDVKQQDVAADIISFIRQQALGDPLLSHEERIENAMKKIYEMRVWPKVQKDWLKRIEKQLLQESVLDPNPEKAFDVEPFRSKGGYKQLNKIFDGQLDEIVATINVALYPTRQKEQA; the protein is encoded by the coding sequence ATGAACAATAGCAATTTCACTTTCTTGTCGAACCATTGGAATATTCTGTCTAATCTGGCCGAAATGGCTGAACGGAATATGTATACCGATCCCAATACATCCTTAATGAAGCTCCGTATGTTTGGAGAGACGATGACGAAATTCATCTGTGCTCTTGAAGAAATGAGACAGGCTGAGGGTCTGAATCAGATAGATCGTTTGAACTTTCTGAGCCGTGAAGATTTGCTTACGGAAGAGTTGCTGGATATGCTGCACGCTATCCGTAAACAAGGCAACAAAGCTGCACATCAGGGCAATTATGGTACAACCGAAGAGGCCAAGGCGCTTGTGCATTTTGCTTTTCGTCTAGCCGTCTGGTTTATGCAGGTCTATGGGGAATGGGACTTTACAGCGCCAGAGTATGTGGAGCCGGCAGAGGCAGATGACACTGTATACAATGAAGAGCAGCTCCAGCAGTTGTCTGCTTCCTACGACGCCAAAGTGCAGCAACTGGAACAAGAGCTCCTGCGGCTGACCGAACTTCAGGATTCCAAGACTCAGGAAGAGAAACAGAAACGTCATTCGAAGGCCAGGAAGCTCGGCAGTGCCCTCCAACTGACTGAAGCTGAGACAAGAATGATCATCGATGAGAAGCTGCGGCAGGCAGGCTGGGAAGCAGATACAATACAATTGCGTTTTAGCGCAGGGACCCGTCCTGAAAAAGGGAGATATCTGGCTATAGCAGAATGGCCTTTAAAAAATGGTTTTGCGGATTATGCTCTTTTCTATGGAATGGAACTGATCGGTATTATCGAGGCCAAACGCCAGAGCAAGGATGTTCAAGCCGACATTGAACAGGCAAAGAAGTATGCCTCCTATGTGATTAAGCATGGTGAAGAAATCATTCATGGACCCTGGGGGAATTATCAGGTTCCGTTCTTGTTTTCAACAAATGGGCGACCCTATTTAAAACAGCTTGAACACAAATCTGGAATCTGGTTTCTGGATGCACGCAAGCCTACGAACCATACCAGAGTGCTGCAAACCTGGTACTCACCAGAAGGGTTGAAGGCTCTTTTACAGCAGGACATCGATCAGGCTACAAAGGATCTCCGTGATGAATCACTGGATTATCTGCATCTGCGTGAGTATCAAGAGGATGCGATTTTGTCTGTGGAACATGCGATAGAAGCAGGACAACGCAGAATTCTGGTAGCCATGGCGACAGGCACAGGCAAGACGAGAATGGCCATCGGCCTAATTTATCGTCTAATCAAACATAATCGTTTCAAAAGAATACTGTTTCTCGTGGACCGTTCAGCATTAGGCCGTCAGGCCGAGGCAGCGTTTAAGGATTCCAAGCTGGAGAGCTATCACTCGTTCACTGAGATTTTTGAGCTTCAGACGCTGGACGACAAGAAACCTAATGTGGAGACTAAGGTACAGATTGCTACCGTTCAGGGTATGGTGAAGCGGCTTTTTTATAGCGAAGATGATAAAGGCATTCCTTCTGTAGATCAGTATGATTGCATCATCGTGGATGAAGCCCACCGTGGTTATACGCTTGATAAGGAAATGACAGAGATCGAACTGGAATTTCGGGATCATGCCGACTATGTGAGCAAGTACCGGAAGGTACTGGATTATTTTGATGCGGTGCGAATCGGGCTAACGGCTACTCCAGCGCTCCATACGGTTGAGATTTTTGACAAAGCGATCTTTAACTACTCCTACCGTGAAGCTGTAATTGACGGTTATCTTATCGACCATGAACCACCCATCCAGTTTGAAACAGAACTGAAGAAGAACGGCATCAAGTGGCAGATTGGTGAGGAAGTATCTGTGTATAATGTGGACCTGGGAACCGTGGAGAAGGAAATGCTGGAAGACGAGGTCAATCTCGAAGTAACCCAGTTCAACAAGACGGTGATTACGGAGAGTTTCAATCGTGTGGTGCTGGAGGCACTCACTGAATATATCGATCCTGAAGCGGATGGGAAGACCTTAATCTTCGCGGCAACGGATGATCATGCGGATATGGTGGTTCGGATCTTCAAGCAAGAATTGGAGAAGGTCTACGGCCCAGTAGATGATGGAGCGATTCTAAAAATTACAGGATCGATCAAAGATCCGCTGCATGCCATTAAGCTCTTCAAAAATGAACGGCGGCCAAATATCGTGGTCACTGTAGATTTGCTTACAACGGGAATTGACATCCCGAGTATCTCCCATGTAGTTTTCCTAAGGCGTGTCCGCTCCCGTATTCTGTATGAACAAATGCTGGGACGGGCCACCCGCCGCTGTGATGAGATTGATAAGGATCATTTTACAATCTATGATGCTGTAGGAATCTATGAGTCACTTAAGCCCTATACAGATATGAAGCCCGTTGTGACGAGACCCCATGTCAGCCTGGATCTTCTGGTCGATGAGCTGAAGCAGATGAAGAGTGAACACCACATTAAGTCACATCAGGAAGAGATTGTGGCCAAGATGCAGCGGAAGAAACAACGCTGGACGCCTCAGGATCATGAGGATTTCAATGCTTTATCTGAAGGACAGACTGTTGATGAGTTCATTGATGAGGTAAAGAAAGCAAGTGCAGAGCAGGTTAGCGAAGCTTTATTAGGCAAACCACAATTGCTTCAGTTCATTGAAGAGAATAGAGGGAGGCATAACCGCCAGTTCATCTCGGAGCATGAGGATAAATTGATAGAAGTAACACGCGGCTATGGGACAGCCAACAAACCTGAGGACTATTTGGAAGGATTCAACGGTTTTATCCGTGAAAACCTGAATCTGATTCCGGCACTCAACATCATCTGTACCCGCCCGAATGATCTGACCCGTGAAGAATTGCGGAAGCTTCGGGTGGCACTGGATCAGAAGGGCTTTACCGAGAAAAACCTGCAAACCGCCTGGCGTGATGTGAAGCAGCAGGACGTCGCCGCAGACATCATCAGCTTTATCCGCCAGCAGGCGTTAGGTGACCCGCTCCTCAGCCATGAAGAACGGATCGAGAATGCCATGAAGAAGATCTATGAGATGCGGGTATGGCCGAAGGTGCAGAAGGATTGGTTGAAGCGGATTGAGAAGCAGTTATTGCAAGAATCTGTGCTGGACCCGAATCCCGAAAAAGCATTCGATGTGGAACCTTTCCGCAGTAAGGGCGGTTATAAGCAGTTGAATAAAATTTTTGATGGTCAATTGGACGAGATTGTTGCTACAATAAATGTTGCGCTATATCCAACCAGACAAAAGGAGCAAGCTTAA
- a CDS encoding N-6 DNA methylase encodes MRNQEIVQKLWNLCNVLRDDGITYHQYVTELTYLLFLKMMKETNNEGILPEPYRWDSLQERHGLELTNHYRQLLLDLGKEGNEIIKQIYMNASSNIDEPKNLEKIVRSIDLLDWYSAKEEGLGDLYEGLLEKNASETKSGAGQYFTPRPLIDVIVKLVDPQPGERCNDPAAGTFGFMIAADSHIRSKTDDYFELSQKEAEFQRNEAFTGVELVKDTHRLAMMNAMLHDLHGDIMLGDTLSDLGKGLKNYDVILTNPPFGTKQGGEGLTRDDLTFTTSNKQLNFMQHIYRALKANGKARAAVVIPDNVLFEGGVGAKIRADLMDKCNLHTILRLPTGIFYAQGVKTNVLFFTREKTDKDSTKDVWVYDLRTNMPNFGKRTPLTTAHFDAFVEAYLAEDRSSVQDERFNVFTREEIRKKDDSLDIGLIADESLSAYDNLPDPIDSAELAIAKLDEAMTLLLEVVAELKAVETKPEDAAEEGQELLQVAESRGEYNV; translated from the coding sequence ATGAGAAATCAGGAAATTGTACAAAAGCTATGGAACCTGTGTAATGTACTGCGTGATGATGGCATCACGTATCACCAATATGTTACGGAACTGACTTATCTGCTGTTTCTTAAAATGATGAAGGAAACGAATAATGAGGGCATTCTGCCTGAACCATATCGCTGGGATTCGCTGCAGGAGCGGCATGGGCTGGAATTAACGAATCATTATCGTCAGTTACTGCTTGATCTTGGTAAGGAAGGCAACGAGATCATTAAGCAGATCTATATGAATGCCAGCTCCAACATCGATGAACCGAAGAATCTGGAGAAAATCGTGCGCTCCATTGATCTGCTCGACTGGTATTCCGCTAAGGAAGAAGGGCTTGGGGATCTGTATGAAGGACTGCTTGAGAAGAATGCGAGCGAAACCAAGTCGGGAGCAGGGCAGTATTTTACCCCGCGTCCATTGATTGATGTCATCGTGAAGCTGGTTGATCCACAGCCAGGAGAACGCTGTAATGACCCTGCCGCAGGAACGTTTGGATTTATGATTGCAGCAGATAGTCACATTCGGAGCAAGACGGATGATTATTTTGAGTTGAGCCAAAAAGAAGCCGAGTTTCAAAGAAATGAAGCTTTCACTGGGGTGGAACTAGTTAAGGATACCCATCGCCTAGCGATGATGAATGCAATGCTTCATGATCTGCATGGGGATATTATGCTGGGAGATACTCTTTCCGATTTGGGTAAAGGCTTGAAGAATTACGATGTGATATTGACCAATCCACCCTTTGGCACCAAGCAAGGCGGAGAAGGACTTACGCGTGACGACTTAACTTTTACTACTTCCAATAAGCAGTTGAACTTCATGCAGCATATTTATCGGGCGTTAAAAGCAAATGGGAAAGCTCGCGCAGCGGTAGTTATTCCTGATAACGTTTTGTTTGAAGGTGGAGTAGGAGCGAAAATTCGTGCAGACTTAATGGACAAGTGTAATCTGCATACCATTCTACGCCTGCCTACGGGGATTTTCTATGCTCAGGGGGTAAAGACGAACGTTTTGTTCTTCACTCGTGAGAAGACGGATAAGGACAGCACAAAAGACGTATGGGTGTACGACCTGCGGACGAACATGCCTAACTTTGGGAAGCGGACTCCGCTGACTACTGCGCATTTCGATGCGTTTGTAGAGGCTTATTTGGCTGAGGATCGCAGCAGTGTACAAGACGAACGGTTTAATGTGTTTACGCGGGAAGAGATTCGCAAGAAAGATGATAGTTTGGATATTGGTTTGATTGCGGATGAATCGTTGTCCGCCTACGACAACCTGCCTGATCCGATTGATTCGGCGGAATTAGCGATTGCGAAGCTGGATGAAGCAATGACACTGCTTCTTGAGGTTGTGGCAGAGCTTAAAGCGGTTGAAACTAAGCCAGAGGATGCTGCTGAAGAGGGTCAAGAGTTGCTTCAGGTTGCAGAGTCGCGTGGAGAGTATAACGTATGA
- a CDS encoding restriction endonuclease subunit S encodes MSKNKGKSAEELLQEALVPVEEQPYPIPENWVWVRLSDCLEKVEYGYTESSSLEKIGPHFLRITDIQDDNVDWGKVPYCKISNDSLNKYLLKNNDIVVARTGATTGKSFLIKDPPEAVFASYLIRLRANKLIDPRYLWTFMKSSIYWNQITVVKKGSAQPGANANILGKLLLPLPPLNEQLNIVDKVESLVNKINQAKQLIEEAKETFELRRAAILDKAFRGELTTIWRCNQAGLRKEYMLGKDEDSSSYPEGYVYPLPTGWNWMKFSDVSTIMSNLVDPSGYSDYPHVAPDNIQRNTGVLLDYVSIKESGVKSPKHLFSEGQIIYSKIRPYLSKVIIAPFDGLCSADMYPISTRLDTNYLFLFMLSPYFLEKASTAGSRSVLPKINQKELSNIMVPVCSLNEQKEIILITNDLLLKNNESLNQIKETEEFLDVLQQSILVKAFSGQLGTSDSGNALELTKELLNSLN; translated from the coding sequence ATGAGTAAGAATAAAGGGAAGTCGGCAGAGGAGTTACTGCAGGAGGCGTTGGTGCCTGTGGAGGAGCAGCCGTATCCAATACCTGAGAATTGGGTTTGGGTGAGGTTATCAGATTGTTTGGAAAAAGTGGAGTATGGTTATACTGAGTCGTCCTCCCTTGAGAAAATCGGACCCCATTTTCTTAGAATTACAGATATTCAAGATGATAATGTGGATTGGGGAAAAGTTCCTTATTGTAAAATATCAAATGATTCACTAAATAAGTATCTCCTTAAGAATAATGACATTGTTGTGGCACGGACTGGGGCTACTACTGGTAAGAGTTTTTTGATTAAAGATCCACCCGAAGCTGTCTTTGCCTCCTATTTAATTCGTTTAAGAGCAAATAAATTAATTGATCCTCGATATCTGTGGACATTTATGAAAAGCTCGATTTATTGGAATCAGATTACTGTTGTTAAAAAAGGAAGTGCTCAGCCAGGGGCAAATGCAAACATCTTAGGGAAGCTTTTATTGCCACTTCCTCCCTTGAATGAACAATTAAATATTGTTGATAAAGTCGAGAGCCTTGTAAATAAAATCAATCAAGCCAAACAACTAATCGAAGAAGCCAAAGAAACCTTTGAACTTCGTCGAGCGGCAATTTTGGATAAGGCTTTTCGTGGGGAATTGACTACAATCTGGAGATGTAATCAAGCAGGATTAAGAAAGGAATATATGCTTGGAAAAGATGAAGACTCATCAAGTTACCCAGAAGGTTATGTATATCCATTACCAACTGGATGGAACTGGATGAAGTTTTCTGATGTCTCTACAATTATGTCTAATCTTGTGGACCCTTCGGGATATAGCGATTATCCGCATGTAGCACCCGATAATATTCAAAGAAACACTGGCGTTCTTTTAGATTATGTGAGCATAAAGGAATCAGGTGTAAAAAGTCCGAAGCATCTTTTTAGTGAAGGACAAATTATTTACTCGAAAATTCGTCCATATTTATCAAAAGTAATAATAGCTCCATTTGATGGACTTTGTAGTGCGGATATGTACCCTATTTCCACTAGACTAGATACAAATTATCTCTTTCTATTTATGCTGTCTCCTTATTTTTTAGAAAAAGCTTCAACCGCTGGATCACGATCTGTATTACCAAAAATAAATCAAAAAGAGCTGAGTAATATAATGGTGCCAGTGTGTAGTCTAAACGAGCAGAAAGAAATTATATTAATAACAAATGACCTTTTATTAAAAAATAATGAATCTTTAAACCAAATTAAAGAGACTGAAGAATTTCTTGACGTACTGCAACAATCGATACTTGTTAAGGCATTTTCAGGTCAGCTAGGTACGTCTGACTCCGGTAACGCTTTAGAGTTAACAAAAGAACTCTTGAATTCCTTGAATTGA
- a CDS encoding helix-turn-helix domain-containing protein: MFLELDDHGISVLKALASDTRASILRLLLHTPLTVSELAAKLNLSKAIVSRHIRLLEDAKIIKLQDNLEATDSRKKNFIVAVDHIALNFPQKLHLPFKVITNEIKLGYYSNFSVTPTCGLASPAKVIGKLDDQRTFVSNDRIEASLLWFAEGFVEYIIPNEFNRNFTAELLELSLELSSEFPGSNNNWPSDIAFYINDVFLGTWTAPGNFSDVRGKLTPPWWDNELSQYGLLKHLRVTKKDTGIDGQKISSVSLAELKIEDSPFIKLRIGIDENSTNKGGLTIFGEHFGNYPQNILLKLFYTEAE; the protein is encoded by the coding sequence ATGTTCTTAGAACTCGACGATCATGGTATTTCTGTTCTAAAAGCACTGGCATCGGACACAAGAGCTTCGATTCTTAGACTATTGTTACATACGCCGCTAACTGTCAGTGAGCTGGCCGCCAAACTTAACTTAAGCAAAGCGATCGTGTCACGCCATATCCGGTTACTGGAGGACGCCAAGATCATCAAGCTCCAGGACAATCTGGAGGCTACCGACAGCCGAAAGAAGAATTTCATTGTTGCGGTGGATCATATTGCCCTCAACTTCCCGCAAAAGCTCCATCTTCCTTTTAAAGTCATTACGAATGAAATCAAGCTGGGATACTATTCTAATTTCTCAGTCACCCCCACCTGCGGATTAGCCAGCCCGGCTAAAGTCATCGGCAAATTAGACGATCAGCGGACCTTCGTCTCCAATGACCGGATCGAGGCTTCCTTGCTGTGGTTCGCGGAGGGCTTTGTTGAATATATAATTCCGAATGAGTTCAACCGAAATTTCACTGCGGAATTATTAGAGTTATCCTTGGAGCTTTCTTCCGAGTTTCCGGGTTCCAACAATAATTGGCCAAGTGATATCGCTTTTTATATTAACGATGTTTTTTTAGGCACCTGGACGGCTCCGGGAAATTTCTCAGATGTGCGCGGGAAATTAACCCCTCCTTGGTGGGATAACGAACTAAGCCAGTACGGCCTGTTAAAGCATTTAAGAGTCACCAAGAAGGATACTGGAATAGACGGTCAGAAAATATCATCGGTCTCACTCGCTGAGCTAAAGATCGAAGACTCCCCCTTCATCAAGCTGAGGATTGGTATAGATGAGAATTCCACTAACAAAGGCGGACTTACGATTTTCGGGGAGCACTTCGGCAATTATCCGCAGAATATTTTGCTTAAGCTGTTCTATACGGAGGCAGAGTAA
- a CDS encoding glycoside hydrolase family 2, which yields MTHRMEYPRPQFVRDAWLNLNGSWQFEFDDRNVGAAQRWFDPGENFSQTIEVPFAFQTPASGIHDTTFHDYVWYKRNFILDPDWYKKRVILHFGAVDYRAWVYVNGQYIGMHEGGHTSFSFDITHALTGQEEQVTVHVEDPSTDETIPRGKQFWLEQPESIWYTRTTGIWQTVWLEAVNPVHIQQVKFTPDLDQGSIGIEVKSEGHGSEELDLDIHISFGGVPVIQDRIRLLQPITSRMVDLFGLKIFRTNFHRAGWTWSPEAPNLFDVEMKLYDHGVEVDSIESYFGMRKVHTENGMVYLNNKPYYQKLVLDQGYWQEGLLTAPTDDHLKKDIELAKELGFNGCRKHQKVEDPRFLYWADRIGFLVWGECAANASYNNDAVARLTKEWIEIIDRDFNHPSIVAWVPLNESWGIPLVKSDKQQQYHSVAMYSLIHSLDNTRLVISNDGWEMTLTDICAVHNYQHGRADESDKYEEFKRILSTKDTMLASKPSARSVYADGYEHRGEPILLTEFGGISYKAGADDGWGYTSAQSAEDLVLEYGRIMKAVYASKIIYGYCYTQLTDVEQEINGLLAYDRTPKCDLSLIKEINDQWHLRTI from the coding sequence ATGACACACAGGATGGAATATCCGCGTCCGCAGTTCGTCAGAGACGCATGGCTTAATTTGAATGGAAGCTGGCAATTTGAATTTGATGACAGGAATGTGGGAGCCGCGCAACGATGGTTTGATCCAGGTGAGAATTTCAGCCAGACCATTGAGGTTCCCTTTGCCTTTCAGACCCCTGCCAGCGGAATACACGATACCACATTTCATGACTATGTCTGGTATAAGCGTAATTTCATACTCGATCCGGACTGGTATAAAAAGCGGGTGATATTACATTTTGGAGCGGTAGATTACAGAGCTTGGGTGTATGTGAATGGTCAATATATCGGGATGCATGAGGGCGGACACACTTCATTTTCTTTTGACATTACGCATGCCTTAACTGGACAGGAAGAACAGGTAACGGTTCATGTGGAGGACCCATCAACAGACGAGACTATTCCCCGGGGCAAACAGTTCTGGTTAGAGCAGCCCGAAAGCATCTGGTATACCCGTACAACAGGGATTTGGCAGACCGTATGGCTGGAGGCGGTAAATCCTGTTCATATTCAGCAGGTGAAGTTTACGCCAGATTTGGATCAAGGAAGTATTGGGATAGAGGTTAAATCGGAAGGACATGGATCAGAAGAATTAGATTTGGATATCCATATTTCTTTTGGCGGAGTACCTGTTATTCAGGATCGAATACGATTGCTTCAGCCTATAACAAGCAGAATGGTAGATCTATTCGGTCTGAAAATATTCCGCACAAACTTTCACCGGGCTGGCTGGACATGGAGCCCGGAGGCTCCTAATTTGTTTGATGTGGAAATGAAGCTGTACGATCACGGGGTTGAGGTAGACTCTATTGAATCGTATTTCGGCATGCGGAAGGTTCATACAGAGAATGGTATGGTCTATCTGAATAACAAACCTTATTACCAAAAGCTTGTACTGGACCAGGGGTATTGGCAGGAAGGATTACTTACGGCACCAACGGATGACCATCTGAAGAAGGATATTGAATTAGCCAAAGAATTAGGGTTCAACGGTTGTCGGAAGCATCAGAAGGTCGAGGACCCGCGGTTTTTATACTGGGCTGACCGGATTGGGTTCCTGGTATGGGGAGAATGTGCGGCGAACGCCTCTTACAATAATGATGCTGTAGCCCGGTTAACCAAAGAATGGATTGAGATTATTGACCGTGACTTCAATCATCCCTCGATTGTGGCCTGGGTTCCGCTTAACGAAAGCTGGGGCATTCCGCTGGTGAAATCAGATAAGCAACAGCAGTATCACAGCGTAGCCATGTATAGTCTGATTCATTCATTGGATAATACCCGGTTAGTCATATCGAATGACGGATGGGAAATGACGCTGACGGACATTTGTGCGGTACACAATTATCAGCATGGCAGAGCGGATGAGTCCGATAAGTATGAAGAGTTCAAGCGGATTCTTTCTACAAAAGATACCATGCTTGCTTCCAAGCCATCGGCCCGGAGTGTATATGCAGACGGATATGAGCATCGGGGCGAGCCGATCTTGTTAACTGAATTCGGTGGTATAAGCTATAAGGCTGGCGCTGACGACGGCTGGGGATATACCAGCGCACAATCTGCAGAGGACCTTGTTCTGGAATACGGAAGAATCATGAAGGCGGTGTACGCTTCCAAGATTATTTATGGTTATTGTTATACGCAGTTAACGGATGTGGAGCAGGAGATTAACGGCCTGTTGGCCTATGACCGGACACCCAAATGCGATCTGTCATTAATTAAAGAAATTAACGATCAGTGGCATCTGCGGACCATTTAA
- a CDS encoding glycoside hydrolase family 88 protein, protein MTNESLLQKIGLVVDRLMNLGGSDYEKDKTVVQADTRVGIVQRDFGIEEWDWPQGVGLYGLYKLQKHYGDTRYMEFFRNWVSRNLEAGLPSKNINTTAPYLPLVLLLDQLEPSGELEELCREHADWLIHELPKTKEGGFQHTVTAIGNRDGIHLHNGQLWIDTLFMAVLFLNQAGRKFNRPEWAHEAEHQILLHIKYLFDKHTGLFFHGWSFERNDNFGSIFWCRGNSWFTYGITDYLEACQDSISPGFRRFLIDTYTAQVNALVSLQAASGLWHTVLQDPSSYEEVSGSAAIAAGIIKGIKTGILDSSYQAAADKAIQSVCQNISADGTVLNVSAGTGMGMDKEHYKNIALRPMAYGQSLALIALYEALK, encoded by the coding sequence ATGACAAATGAAAGTTTGCTTCAAAAAATCGGGCTGGTCGTAGACAGGCTTATGAACCTGGGCGGCAGCGACTATGAAAAGGATAAAACCGTGGTTCAAGCCGATACCAGAGTAGGGATTGTGCAGCGCGATTTCGGCATTGAAGAATGGGATTGGCCTCAGGGCGTAGGTCTTTATGGTCTTTACAAGCTGCAAAAGCATTATGGCGATACGCGCTATATGGAATTTTTCCGGAATTGGGTTTCCCGTAATCTGGAGGCGGGCCTGCCTTCCAAAAACATTAATACAACAGCTCCTTATCTGCCTCTGGTGCTGCTCCTGGATCAGCTTGAGCCTTCCGGCGAACTGGAAGAGCTATGCCGGGAGCATGCAGATTGGCTCATCCATGAGCTGCCCAAGACCAAAGAAGGCGGCTTTCAGCACACGGTCACTGCGATTGGCAACCGGGATGGCATTCACCTGCATAATGGACAGTTATGGATTGACACACTCTTTATGGCGGTGCTGTTTCTGAACCAGGCGGGACGCAAGTTTAACCGGCCGGAGTGGGCGCATGAGGCTGAACACCAGATTCTGCTGCATATCAAGTATTTGTTCGACAAACATACCGGTCTGTTCTTCCACGGCTGGAGCTTCGAACGCAATGATAATTTCGGCAGTATCTTCTGGTGCCGCGGCAATTCCTGGTTCACGTATGGGATCACCGATTACCTGGAAGCCTGCCAGGATTCAATTAGCCCGGGGTTCCGGCGGTTTTTGATTGATACGTATACCGCTCAAGTTAATGCCCTGGTCTCCCTCCAGGCAGCTTCCGGTCTCTGGCATACCGTCCTGCAGGACCCGTCCAGCTATGAAGAGGTATCCGGGTCAGCCGCAATCGCCGCAGGGATTATCAAAGGCATCAAAACCGGTATTCTCGATTCCTCCTATCAGGCTGCAGCAGACAAGGCCATTCAGTCGGTATGTCAGAATATTAGCGCAGATGGAACGGTCCTGAATGTATCGGCTGGAACCGGTATGGGGATGGATAAGGAGCATTACAAGAACATTGCCCTTAGACCTATGGCGTACGGACAATCGCTGGCTCTTATTGCATTGTATGAAGCTTTGAAATAA